The sequence below is a genomic window from Thermanaerothrix sp..
CCTACAGGGCAAAGCACGGCATGGGAGACCGCATGGAGGCCATGGGGGTCTTGATACAGCCGGTGGTGGGACGCCTCCGTGGGGACCTCTACTACCCGGAGCTCTCCGGCACCGTCTTCTCCCGGGTCTTCCGGCGCCCCACCCCAAGGGTCCGCAAGGAGGACGGGGTGATGAGGATCTGCTTCGGCCTTGGGACCAGGACGGTGGAACGGGGCAACGCCCGGGTGTTTTACCTCACCAACCCCAACCTAAGACCCGAGGGGAACACCCCGGAGCAGATCGCCCAGTCCAGCCAGTCGGACTTCGACTACATAGACCTCCCGCGGCGGGCGTTCCTCACCGGTTCGCTGAACAACCTCTTTCTAAAGTCCATACTCAAAAACCACCGAAACGCCGGGTACTTCATCGAGAAGTACTCCGACGGGATGCTCCTCTCCACCCTGTCGGAGGCCGAGGGCCCCGAAAGGCCCCTTTTCACCTTCCACGGCCTTCCGGTGCGGTTCAGGGAGCTCTTCGACACGGTCCGCCGCCTCATGGGGCTAATGGAGGCCCGGATGGGGTGCCCGGTGGACATGGAGTTCACCTACGAGACCGAAGGTGGCGTCATGCACCTGCTCCAGATGCGGCCCTTGGCGTCCTTCGACGAGATGGCCCAGGTGGAGGTGCCCCCCATCGCCCACGACCGGGTGCTGCTCAAGGGGGACCGGATGGTGAGCAACGGGGTCCTCAAGGGGGTTCGCCACCTGGTGTACGTGGACGCGGAGGCCTACATGTCCAACTGGGATCCCGTGCGGGTGGCCCAAGCGGTGGGGGAGATGAACGCAAGGCTCAAGGGGGAACCCTACATACTGGTGGGGCCCGGAAGATGGGGAAGCAGCAACCCGTCCCTCGGGGTGCCCGCGTCCTACGCCCAGATATGCAACTGCGCCTGCCTGGTGGAGCTCAGCCTGCCCTCCTACGGCATGAGCCCGGAGCTGTCCTACGGCACCCACTTCTTCCTGGACATGGACAGCGACGGCATCCTGTACCTGCCGGTGTTCGACGGCCAGGAGGGCAACCACTTCAACCGCCGGTGGTTCAGCTCCGCCCTCTTCGAACAGGGGCTTCACCGGGCGGTGAGGCTTTACAGCGGGGTTTTCAACGTGTACCTCGACGGCCAGGGTGAAAGGGGCATCGTGGCCCTGGAAGACCAGGATTAAGTCCAGCAAAGGATTGAAACCTGCAAAGATGATAGAATAGAATTCAGCCACAGACATGGAAGGGGGATTCAAGATGGGCCTTTTCAGCACCACCGTTTTATATGAGAGCCCCTCTCACAAGTTCTTCCACCTTGGATGGGAGGAGCAGGAAGAGGAGGGGTTCGTCCAGACCAACCAATACATGATACAGGACGGGGACGAGGTGATGCTCCTGGACCCCGGCGGGGCCCACGTGTTCCCCCGGGTGCTGGCCAACGTGGCGGAGGTGGTGGACCTCTCAAAGGTGAGGCACATCTTCTACACCCACCAGGACCCGGACGTGTCGTCGGGGGTTACCCTGTGGCTTCCCATAGCGGAGCGGGCCAAGGTGTACATATCCGGCCTTTGGACCAGGTTCCTGCCCCACTTCGGGGTTTACGACCAGCGCCGCATAGTGCCCATCCCCGACGGCGGGGGCACCCTGTCCTTCGCCTCCGGTAACCAGGTGCACTTCATACCAAGCCACTTCCTGCACTCCACCGGATGCTTCTCCCTGTACGACCCCGCAAGCCGGATACTCTTCACCGGGGACATAGGAGCCGCAGTGTTCCCCCCCGGCAAGAGGTATCCGGAGGTCAAGGACTTCGACAGCCACCTGCAGTACATGGAGGGTTTCCACAAGCGCTACATGGCGTCCAACGTCGCCTGCCGCAAGTGGGTGGAGATGGTGTCCCGCTTCGACGTGGACATAATCGCCCCCCAGCACGGGGCGGTCATGAAGGGGGAGGCCGCAAGGCGCTTCCTAAACTGGTTCAAGGAGCTCAAGTGCGGGAGCGACATCCTGGATAACTTCTACAACGCCCAGGGCAAGCTGTCCGCCCGCTAGGGGGGTGTTCTCATGAGCGATACTCCTCAGGTCATAAGATCCCTCTCCGCGTCCCATTTCAGCAGCACCATAATGAACTCCTTCATGTCCCAGCTGGACGAGGTGCTGGTGCGGCGGGTGCTGGACGTCCAGCGGGAGCTGGGGGAAATATCGGACAAGTTCCAGAGCCTCGAAAAGCTCTTCACCGAGATAGTCCACGAGTTCGAGAGAAGCAGCCGGGAAGCTAGGGAGAACGTGGAGAGGATCAACCTGATGAACGTGAAGCTGGAGGAGGAGCTCAGGAAGTCCGGGACGGACCTGGAGAGCATGAACTCCGACGTGGCCAAGACGGTTGACTCCACCTTCGAGACCCTTAACTCGTTCCTCGAGATCGAGAAGATCTCCAAGGAGATTCAGAAGATAGCCAAGCAGACCAACCTGCTGGCACTTAACGCCTCCATCGAGGCCGCCAGGGCGGGGGAGCACGGCAAGGGCTTCGCGGTGGTGGCCCAGGAGGTCCAGAAGCTGGCCATAGAGACCAAGGAGGCCTCGGAGAAGATATCAAGCCGGGTGTTCTCCATCTCCGCCCAGGTTCAGGGGGCCATGGAAAACGTGCGCAGGGTTAGCGAGATGTTCTCCGTCATCCGGGGATCCCTGTCGGGCTTCATGGACTTCCTGTCCACCAACAAGGACTTCCTCGGAAGGGTGGACCAGATACTGGACGACGCCAGCACCAAGATATCCGACGGCGCCGATGAGATGAACCAGTCGGTAGCCGTCATGGAGGAGGCCACGAACCGCTTCAAGTCCATGGCCTCCATCATATCCTCCATAGTAAAGGCCCAGAAGAACCTGAGCGACGTCAAGCTCTAGACCTTCCTTAAAGCTAAACTCAAGATACGCAAATGGCCGGGGACGCGTCAGATCCCCGGCCGTTTTTTATTTTTTTATTTTTTAATAAGCTATAAGCCCCATGCCCCATTTCGCGGCTGCGCCCCGGGGGCTTCATTCCCCTTGTTCGACGGGGAGGAGAGGAGAGCCTCCAGATCCCCCTCCAACGCGAAGTGGGTCCCCCGGGACGCCAGCAAGTGGTCGCCGGCCAAGACCTGGATCTCGCCGGAATCCCACCGGAC
It includes:
- a CDS encoding PEP/pyruvate-binding domain-containing protein translates to MAPDDIPLEPLKLHRSDFIRFDPEPLYRDLGELIGDGKCGGKAKGLAFARAVVESSPLRELVSFPAFSFSITTEAFFDFVDGNRLDWLYDDPSQADLDSMADGLSVGEALKGDLMRILERAAGLPLAVRSSSLLEDSLSLSFAGKYETCFVAAGTPDQEGLNALEGALKRVWLSLFNPSARAYRAKHGMGDRMEAMGVLIQPVVGRLRGDLYYPELSGTVFSRVFRRPTPRVRKEDGVMRICFGLGTRTVERGNARVFYLTNPNLRPEGNTPEQIAQSSQSDFDYIDLPRRAFLTGSLNNLFLKSILKNHRNAGYFIEKYSDGMLLSTLSEAEGPERPLFTFHGLPVRFRELFDTVRRLMGLMEARMGCPVDMEFTYETEGGVMHLLQMRPLASFDEMAQVEVPPIAHDRVLLKGDRMVSNGVLKGVRHLVYVDAEAYMSNWDPVRVAQAVGEMNARLKGEPYILVGPGRWGSSNPSLGVPASYAQICNCACLVELSLPSYGMSPELSYGTHFFLDMDSDGILYLPVFDGQEGNHFNRRWFSSALFEQGLHRAVRLYSGVFNVYLDGQGERGIVALEDQD
- a CDS encoding FprA family A-type flavoprotein yields the protein MGLFSTTVLYESPSHKFFHLGWEEQEEEGFVQTNQYMIQDGDEVMLLDPGGAHVFPRVLANVAEVVDLSKVRHIFYTHQDPDVSSGVTLWLPIAERAKVYISGLWTRFLPHFGVYDQRRIVPIPDGGGTLSFASGNQVHFIPSHFLHSTGCFSLYDPASRILFTGDIGAAVFPPGKRYPEVKDFDSHLQYMEGFHKRYMASNVACRKWVEMVSRFDVDIIAPQHGAVMKGEAARRFLNWFKELKCGSDILDNFYNAQGKLSAR
- a CDS encoding methyl-accepting chemotaxis protein, which gives rise to MNSDVAKTVDSTFETLNSFLEIEKISKEIQKIAKQTNLLALNASIEAARAGEHGKGFAVVAQEVQKLAIETKEASEKISSRVFSISAQVQGAMENVRRVSEMFSVIRGSLSGFMDFLSTNKDFLGRVDQILDDASTKISDGADEMNQSVAVMEEATNRFKSMASIISSIVKAQKNLSDVKL